From the Odontesthes bonariensis isolate fOdoBon6 chromosome 9, fOdoBon6.hap1, whole genome shotgun sequence genome, the window GCCTCCTCTTGAGTGATCTTCCTCCACTCCTCAGGAATTATTACAGGCTCCTGATTGAATTCCTCTGCAAACCTCTCATTGAACCTTGCCAGCACATACCTATaaatgaaatagaaaaaaaacaaaaaaaagcatttttttatttcaaagaagATTGTGGATTAATTCTTGTAATCATTGTATAAGTAATCATTTTCCTTCTTATTGTATAATGATGAAAGAGAACATGTTTATATAAATCTTGAATATATTAATGTCACGATAAATAACACAGTACCTCCAGTAACTACTGCCTTTCTGGCTGCTTGGGTCGTCATAGGAGTTGCTCCAGTTCGGATGTAGAGAATGGAGGTCCTTGCATGTCATGATGTTGCTACTGGGCAGGGAAGGAGAGTCATAGGGCAGCATGCCTTTGGGTCGATGGAGCAAAGTCTTGTGAATCTCATGCCCAAGTTCCTCTTCCTCACAGGGGGCGCTACACAGAGGGCACTGCTTGTCACAGCCTTTCACTCTTTTGAAAAGACAATCTTGGGGCTGAACTGGAACGCAGTTGAGAAGCCCCGGAATGTCCACATTTTGAGAGAACTCCTGGACAAGATCCAGACGCAATGTAGCCAGTAACTCCATTAAACACTTAACAAAACGATCCCATTCTGTGGTGATACTAAAGAGGGGTCCATTTAGTGAGTCCCTGGTGACATCGACATCTGCATCTCTCTCTAAAATGAGGCACATTCTCTCCAGCAGTGGCTTTGTATCACTTAGCACTCCATTGGTGTCTTCTGTTATTTGGCTTACAGCTGAGGCAACCTTTCCTACAATTTCTCCAAGTCTCTGTTGCTTCCATTTACCTAAGCTGGTTGATTCAGACAGGTGAGCTACCACTGTCTCCTGGATCTTCCTCAGTCTAAAGCCATCATAGGTCAACAAATATTCCACAAAGCTTTCAAAATGGTCCTCTTTTATCAGCTCTTCCAGTAAACTCTGTTGGAAGGCTTGTGGGGACCGATACTGAATAGCTTTGTCTTTAATCTCTTCTGCAATTTGCATCCCCAATGGTCCATTGATGTAGTCCAGCACTGTGGGCTTGATGACCATGGTGGTGAAGGCTTGAGCCACCCTCTGGCACTGGTCCCTTTTCCTGAAGTGGTAGATAAACTCTGCCAGGTACTTACTCTTGGTTGCAGAAATTAACATCAAAAGTTCCTTGTCCTTGGAAAAGCGGTCATGTAGTTTTTGGAAATCTTGGCATGCAGCGTTACAGATGTAGATTTTCAGATCCACTTCAAAAGCTGATCTGATATCCATAGACTTTTCCTTCAGAGATTTTTCTATATTCTCTAACAGCTCTACAATGTAGCTGCAAGTAAAATCTGCTggtaagctacatttatctgCTACAAAGTGACTGTATTCATCTATGATTTTGGACGCTGTTTGTTGAGCCTCCAATCTTTGTTGTCTGTTGTTGTCTTCAAACATGTGTTTTAATCTGCTGCGGTATCCAAAGTGCTCATCATAAACCTGGAAGCCAGGAGTCTGGTTTTGGCCAATGGTGTCAagttttttcatgtgtttctgGAAGCCACGGCTGATTAGATTCTGTCTTAGAGTATCTGTCACTGCTGCAGTAATATCATCTGTTTCTGAAGGCCTAAAGTTAAAGTTGGACAACGTCTTATTCCACACATCCTCAAACTCTTCTTCTAGTTCGGTGTCCTGAAGGAGAAGTTTGGTTGACTTGCTTGTCTCCACCAGAGCAAGCAGTTTGAAATCTTGTTGTTCTTCCAGCAAGCTCTCAAATTTTTTTAGCTGAGTGAGAGAACAATGGTTCTCCGTGATTGCCTTCAACTTTCGCACTATTTCTTCCATCATGTGGTTCTGGAGTTTAACCATGTTGCTCATTAGGATTGGTCTGAACAATTTAATGTCCATTTTTAGAAGATCATCTTTCATCAGATATGTGTCAACTTTTGACTTCATTTTGTTAATTTCTGATTGAACTTCTTCCTGGGCTTCATTCTTCAACTCATCCAGGAGGTCATTTTCAACAGCAGCATCCAAAGCTTTTGCCTTTGTGGCAAAGATTTTCATTGATGCCCTCCTAAGCCAGCTTTCCATGTTTTCCAGAAAACTACCCTCCCATCTGGAAAATTCTGTGCACAGTAAAGAAAATGCCAAAGCTATGTCTGTATCTTTTAGACCAATGGAAAAGGATTCGGATTTCACAGCATCCCACACTGAACAAAGGTGTGCCATAAATTCCGGCAGACCTGAGGCTGTGGACTTGGCAGCACAGCTCTTCAGTGCctcaaacagattttccttAAGCTTCAACACAGCCTCACTGTACTGTGTATCAACTAGCTCAGAGACAGACATGTTGGACCAAGGCCCTTTGACACAAGTGGTACAGACTGTAGTCTTTGCATTTTGGTTGTCAGCATTTCCACTGTCCTCACGCTCAGTCTGTAGCATTTCAGAAATACGACTTAACTGTGAGGTTTGTAATTTGCTATTTAGTTCTTCATCCTGGGCCAGGAGTTGGCAAATAGGTAGCGAGTCATGTTCCTTGGTGCGTAGGAGAGCATTGACTATGACAGTGAAGGTGGTTTCAAACTTATCACTATGTGGAGAAATGTTCTGGAGTAAAACATCACTCAATCCTGTCGCAAAAGTGGCCATCTCATTGTCATGGGTCAATATATTTTTGGTATTGTCAACAGAGACTGAACAGAGACCCTCTACATCAATTATAAACAGAAAGTCACACTCCATGTCCTTCCTAAGATCATCGGGGACACACAAGGCCACCATGTATACCCCTTTACATAGTCTTCTCTTATTCTCTGGGAATTTTACCCCAAACAATGCAGAGAGAACCTCAGCATTCCTGGCATGATACACCCCAAGGTTTGTCAACACTCGTGTTCTCAACTGGTCTTGAGGTAGGCGGCGTTTGAGCTCTGCAAAGACGCAGCCCAGCCAGCACATAGGGATATTTGACGCATCTCCATCCATTAGTTCAAGTGGAACCCCATACAAAAGAAGGTCTGTAGCTAAGCTTGGCAGACCCAACACATTTTGACTCCCACTCCCGGGGCTGATGTGTGTTAGCTCAAAAATTAGGCCCATCTCACGCAAAAAGTGCTCAACGGCTAGTGAGTTTGGATCAGGTTCAGGAAGCTGTGAACACGAGGCTACAAGATTTACAGTTAATGCGTCATAGCCCATGTTAAGTTTGGCAGAGGTTAAATCTGACTTAGCACTTGTACACTCTGAttgatccagatgttttccttcGCACCTCAAAGTGCCATTTTCTCCTGAATCTACATGACAGCTTTGGTCATCAGAGATCTGATGAGAAATTTCTTCATCAGAACAGCGTTTCTCAGAAGCCTGCAGTTCAGGATGCTCTTTGGTTTTCTTATCAGTTgttgaaacagagcagaaactaTCACTGTCTGCCACACTGTTACAGTCTCCATGTTCAAGTTCTTCCAAGTGTTCAGACATGccacctttcttttctgtcttcagCATTGCAAATGTCTCTTGtgagcttttttgtttttcactttgCATCAGATGAAGCCTCAGTTTGAGCCAAGTAAGAAAATAAGTCCTCTCTGTTTTATCTGTTGTGAAAAGAGCGTCAGTGAAAATCTTCATAGCAGGTGTCATTTTATAGCTGCTCAACTGGGCCATGATGtctctcttctctttttgcAGTTGGGGGTCTATTTCTGTTCCTTCTTTACTCTGTTTACTCTCCTCTTTATCCAGTTCTGCCAATTTGCTCCAAAAAGGCCCCTGCAAAGGAAGTTGTTTCATCCGAAATTCAGCAGATCCCTCATCCAAACCTTTCAACATTTCCTCCACAGTGGCCATCACCTTTTTACAGATTGGACCTTCGTCCACACTTAGGCCTATTTCTAATGCTAATTTTGCTGCTGCCTCAAGTGTAACAAATTTCAGTCTATCTGGTAACAGACCTTTCAGGGTTTTACACAGCTTTTCAGCCACTTCCTCCTCTGTCAAATTGCTCCCTTGAAGCACAGACTCTTCAGGAAGCCCCATGTGCTCCTTGAGGTTCTGATCAACAAATCCCACGgtgcttttctcttttgtttctgAATCTGAGAGGTCAATCAATATAAGCTTACTTGCCATATTTTTGCAGGACATGAGAAGTTGTTTTTCCTTCTCCCTAAGATCTCCACAGAAAACAACCACAGCTGAAGATGCTTGACACAGAAGTTTGAGACATTTTTCATGTGTGCTGGCATCACCACGTAGATTAGAGATCACCACTGGAACTGGGAAAATATCTCTGTCGATATCTCCACTAGGTAGATACCATCCAATCTCTACCAGGCCATTGGAGAGTCTTCGGGGTAGCTGCCCTCCATCCATGCCCCTGTGGACAAATGTTTCTCTATGAGATTTGAGTCCATTTAGGACATGGTTTAGCACCTGTGACTTGGAGACACTGCAACGGCCCAGTTTTACACATGACACCATCGGCATGCTTGTGCTTGCCAAATTGCCTTCTTGGACTCCCTTGTATGTATCCAGAGAATGAGACATCCATTGGCTCAAAACACTTCTCAGAGGCCACAGAAGGAAGTGACTGGGTTCTCCTGGATCAATGTTTGGAAGTACCAGAGGCACAGCAAACTGGCATTGCACCATACGCACAGTCATCTCCTGCTGAAGAAAAGAGTTGGCAGACATAAAAACAGATGTTACAAGATCAAGGGAATTGATGGCACATAGACCCTCGCCTTCACAGCCATTAAGCTTTTCCTCAGGTGATTTGTTGTCATTGTTAGGAATGTCTTGTTGTGGTTGGCAACAAGGACTCCGGGCATCTTGGCTAAGCAGCCAAAGGCGTCGGAGGAAAGCATTCGGTAAATCCTTGAGCTCAAGAGGAGCTTTATCTTCCAGAGTCCATGTACTGATATCTAATATAGATGCTGGATCAAGTGGTGTAGTGCTGTAGGCCTCCAAGCCAAGCTTTTGTAGAATCTCAGTCTGGGCATTGTCCTTTGGAGGCTCtggtttgaaagaaaaaaaaaaacacagtggtAACCCAAGTCTGTGTATTAGTATTTATGTCCACATACTTCCTATTTCCTGAGAGGTGCGGAGACTAAGTCAAATGTGTACAAAAACCAAACTAAACGTAGAATTGAATGTTCTGCTAATCTCATAATCCAATATCTTCTTCAAAATAGAGCATGGAAAATATAGCATATATTGGGAGTGATATATTTTATTatctcatgtaaaaaaaaacatcctataTTTGATGGCAGTACCATGTCTGTTGTTGCAGTTAGGAACCTTTGACTTTAGAAAATGATACATCGCTACACCAAACAAGCCACTTGAATTAtagctctggctctgagccTTACCTGAAAATAACAGATTATCCCTCGGTGCGATTACCACCAGAATTTACACTTGCTGCCACAAAACCAATTGTCATTAATGTATAAACACATTAAAACCATCAATATTGCTGTGGGATTGCTTTTCCTTTTTGTACAAGCAAATCCCTACTGCCCTGCAAATTTGAACTAATTTTACTTCCAAAAGCAGAAAAGTCACCGGGGTCTTCTGGAGCATTCAGCCCACATAAATTCATACTGTTACTAATAGCTATAAACGGATGTCTTAGGATAAAACTCAACacagctccttttttttttctcctatgtTTGTTGTAAGCACAATTATCATCATTGATCACACCATTTACTGCAGTAGCTGAGATTCACAGGAAACGTGGATATTACAATGATTACAGACCTGTGTTGGCTTGTGCGACTGCAGCTGTGTCTTTAAAAGGTGCAACTGATTTGTATAACAGGATTATTAAGACAAAGCAAGCCACACTTCTGGTTATTGAGACAGAATGTGCAAATGATACTACGGCCAAAAGGATAAGAAAAATACTGAGATACGGTACCTACCAATAATGTCTGCTTTTAAGCCTATTTTCATAATTGCAATTTATGATTTTATTGATGCTTATACCTTAAATATTCTGGATGTAAATAATTTAACCTGAATTATATCTCTAATGTATTAAAAACACAAGATCAGAACAGAGTACAGATGTTTGTGGAGTGTGGGGCTTTCAGACGTCTTTCTCTCATTTTCAAAAGATTAATATAATAACCACAGCATATTCAGCCCTTCAATCCctgaaaaaacaacacaataaagaaataaacataCTTTTCTTCTTGCTGCTCAGCCTCTTCGAAAGCTTGACTGACATTATGATTCACTTTGAGTGGCTCTGCTCCCCGTTTTAAATGAATTTTTCCTCCCTAGTCGGCCACATCATCAAAGGTATGAAGAACTGACTGGAACCCTgtgattaaaaataaattaaaatgttactTGCTCACAAAACAGTTAAAAGCTTCTTTGGCTTAAAAAATGAATACCAAACAAATCTGCAAATGTGAAAACCTCTGTTGTTCAGGTGAGAATGTGTGCTGTCTCAAAGGAATGCTCATTAAGGGAAGTAAGAAAGAAGCTGGTTCGTCTGGACTTTTATCTTCCTGAAAGACCTCACTGAAGCGAGGCACTTCCTCATTATTTCAAGTTGCATTTTACTACAAGGAAATTATATCcatgtgaaaacaaaaacaaagcttgCTGATACAAAGGCCCCTTTCTTAGGTAGACCAACAAACTGTGAGTAAGTTGAAGCACACGAGCAGTAACTTAACAATGAGTTTAACCATGTTGACACAGCTTTAAGCTGATGGCTTTACATTTTAGCTATTATCCAGAATATGACTGAATTCAACTGTTACAAAGttaatgaaagaaaacaaaaatttgGCATGTTATTTCAGTACAGTGCCACACCGCAATGTGTAATAACTATGTTCGTCAACATAACAAAACATAGCAGCTTCACAATAAAGGCTCCAAAATTATTATATAGTTTCACGTGCCCTTTTGAAATAGTAACACGCCTACATTTTGCGTGATGTGAAACTGTTGCTCAtgctaaaaaaaatcaaacatttcTACATTTTTACATTCTAATTTGATATGCTTACCATCAGATATGACTATGGTTAGATAACAATAAAGACATGGTTAGTGTTTGGGGTTTGGGTTATAGACTTGTATCACATGAAATGAATGCTGCTCTGTACAAAACAGCACACTATGTGAACGTTACCATCAATATCTCCCTGTGAAACTGAGATGGTGGATTTTGTTGACCAAAAACCACTTCTATTTAAAAGTACAGTAATCGTGATTGTTCAGTAAAATATGGTCAGTGATTTGTTGGCATCCGGTAAATAAACTAATTGTTTTCATTTGAGTGATGATAATGAATCAATATATATGTCCATGGACTGCATGTCATACATTTGTTAATTGACATGGTGCCAGTGATCTGTTTTTGCTTATCACTATCTTAATTGTTTTTTAATCTGGGTTACTTAAAAAGGTATTATCTGTTCATTCGATCCTGATTCGCCTCTTTTTTTGTACTTGTTTTGCTTTTAAATAATGTGTTCAATGAATATTTCGTTTGTTTAATGACCTGCTTTATAGTTTTTGTTCTTTGCTCTTCTGAAACTGCCTTCATGTAGCTTTTTCTTGGTATTCTGTGCAATATGTAGTTGTCTTCAAGCAATATGCGTGCTGTTGGATGCAGAGAAATATAGACTATTACTACAAACAAATTCATATCTTTTTAACAGTGTGTGTTAAAATCATAGCATTCTTACCTCTTTCTCCTCATGCAATTGCTCTGTTAAAGGTGTCCTGAAAAACTGATCGTTTGTCGGTGTCTTCCTGTCCGGAGTGCTCTTATACCTGCCTGTTCAGTGATGAAATACATACCTGACCTTCACCCTACACCACGCAGGAACAAATGATCATTAATCATACTCATACAGATAGACAGCGCACATCAAGGAAGTGTAAACAAATGACACTACAGCTTAGGCAAAAATTTGACTGAGTTGACATTCAATCTTGATAACAGTATTGAGTTTTAATCTTTCgcatttctgctgaaatgtatTCAAACACTTTATAGGGGTTAGAGGTGGGGCTCCAGACAATGACGCACACAAACCCTTGGTCATGTAAGCTCTCTCAGACACAAGTCTCGCTGATTTTGATAAAGAAATAACTGACATACTGATAGTTCCTTTGACTCTTAAAGGGATGTTTTCGTTTCTCTAAGCGATTCGCTCCATGGCATCACAGTTTTTATCTATCCGTCTTAGCTTAAAAAGGTATTTAAACATGTTCCCTTCTTCCTGAGAAAGTTCAAATGTATTTTAAAGTGGACTGTTGTCGACAGCTGAATATTCATGGCTACTATAGAGACCTGCAGTTAGCTAATAATTGTCATTTTTAACATAGAATTTAGTTGTGTGTGCTTTTAATGATGTTGTCTATAGTTGCTGTTTATTGTCCTCAATAAAATAAGCCATGGTCTTAAACCATGAACTTAAATGTTAATTACTGCAAGTTTCTTTCTGTATCATTATGAAAACTATAATATGAAGTGCATAATTTCAATTattataaattatttttattgtgccatatcacaacaaatgtcatctgagGACACTCTACAGGGAAATTAAGCCAATGCGGTGAATACCATGTAAGACTTTTATTTGCTGAACCTCTGCTTTTATTTAAATGCAGACTCGCATTCATTTTCCAGACCAGCTCCTGAGGCTAATTTGAAATGTTATCACTGAAAGGGTACAGCAGGTTTTCGTGAATGGAAAAATGTTCACGACAATTGCATCAAATCATGTGTGTTGTCACTTCTTTTATGTATAATGTACACTGACAGCTGTAAGACAACTCAGGAGAGCGGGTTTCTTGTAAAGTTTTCTGATGACTCTGATGACTATTATCTCTGCTTTAGGGTTTGGAATCTCATCACCGGTGCTGCaatagcctgactacgtcatactcacgattctagtcagaatttGAGTCTGataacgtagtatgtgacgtagattaagcaacacacacttgttgttgATCTTTTCTattgataaaagcctttatcgcgttcctctgttcgtctttcaaaatgaatgcaatgtggagatcctgtagaacagactcgatggcagaatctacacaccctagctctccagcggcagccatgtttgtttcaaacaaataaaaaccaaGCGCTCTTAAGTGACGTAgccgataatgtccctgttgatcatctgtccatcatcgtataaagcccgccctggcaatctgattgggtctaCTGTCgcgatgtcgagcatagagatttccccaactgagcagagccagaccgaacttcccgaccaaaaatgttatgggcggggctacatttggctggcacccaggctagtgcTGCAACACCTAAATTTGTCAAATTGTGTGATGATAATTACATTGAACCTAATGTTTTATAAAGCAAATACAAAGGAAATGATCACTGACTTCAGAAATAGCATTGATTATAAGGGATAGTAaaatgagtgtgagtgtgcatgctTGTTTATATTCCTCTGTATatgtattcaattcaaaatctgtttgaaaaacTGAAACAATGTAGGTTTCTGCTGGTTCAGAATCGACTATAACACCAGCAACTCTTCTGTTGTATTACTGTTTGCGGCACATTTCTGTATTTgagctttgtttttttgcagtgcAGTAATATTTGTAGCAAAAATGATAAAccgccctgtgatggactggcgaccgaTCCAAGGTGTAGCCTGCCCCTTGCCCattggcagctgggataggctccagcccccttgTGATCCTGAATTGGACTTAACGGGTATTGAAAatagaaggatggatggatgtgacGACGCTCAGATCACAGAGACTTATAAATATCTTGGAACTGTGCTTCATATTAAACTCTAGTTTGATATCACCGCAGAGTCTGATGTCAAATTTAGGCGATCATAGAATCTGTTGGTTGAATTGTTTATCTATTAAGGTTTTGATCCAAAATGACTGGAATTAAGCAGAGAGATTTGTGTCACCTCCAGGGGAGTCTTGTTGTAGAAAAGGCAAATAACATTATCAGCAACTCGATCGTCTTTTATCCTGCGAGGTTTTAGTCATGCCTTATGACCATCAGTTTTTATGCCCCTGAGGAGAACcaattttccattttttattCCTTCTGTTGTCAGTTAATTAAACTCAGATGAAGTCAGTTCAGATGACATCTGTATTCACAGTATCTCACATGAACACAGATATGACAGTTCTTGTCTATGATCTGTTTTATCCATTTCTATTTGTATTAAATCTATCCTGAACTACCTGTCTTGTTGTCCTCAAACTGACCTCTGTTTCTTCATTAATTTGTCTCCTGTTCTACTGTGGGGAAATTTACAGCTATGAAATCTTCAACATTTGTTGGAGCTTGGATATTAAGAGCTCTTCATGATAGACTTGTTGATGGATTGTTAACATTTAAGAACattattaaaggaaaaacaggatGAATAGGCCAC encodes:
- the gvin1l2 gene encoding interferon-induced very large GTPase 1: MSVKLSKRLSSKKKKPPKDNAQTEILQKLGLEAYSTTPLDPASILDISTWTLEDKAPLELKDLPNAFLRRLWLLSQDARSPCCQPQQDIPNNDNKSPEEKLNGCEGEGLCAINSLDLVTSVFMSANSFLQQEMTVRMVQCQFAVPLVLPNIDPGEPSHFLLWPLRSVLSQWMSHSLDTYKGVQEGNLASTSMPMVSCVKLGRCSVSKSQVLNHVLNGLKSHRETFVHRGMDGGQLPRRLSNGLVEIGWYLPSGDIDRDIFPVPVVISNLRGDASTHEKCLKLLCQASSAVVVFCGDLREKEKQLLMSCKNMASKLILIDLSDSETKEKSTVGFVDQNLKEHMGLPEESVLQGSNLTEEEVAEKLCKTLKGLLPDRLKFVTLEAAAKLALEIGLSVDEGPICKKVMATVEEMLKGLDEGSAEFRMKQLPLQGPFWSKLAELDKEESKQSKEGTEIDPQLQKEKRDIMAQLSSYKMTPAMKIFTDALFTTDKTERTYFLTWLKLRLHLMQSEKQKSSQETFAMLKTEKKGGMSEHLEELEHGDCNSVADSDSFCSVSTTDKKTKEHPELQASEKRCSDEEISHQISDDQSCHVDSGENGTLRCEGKHLDQSECTSAKSDLTSAKLNMGYDALTVNLVASCSQLPEPDPNSLAVEHFLREMGLIFELTHISPGSGSQNVLGLPSLATDLLLYGVPLELMDGDASNIPMCWLGCVFAELKRRLPQDQLRTRVLTNLGVYHARNAEVLSALFGVKFPENKRRLCKGVYMVALCVPDDLRKDMECDFLFIIDVEGLCSVSVDNTKNILTHDNEMATFATGLSDVLLQNISPHSDKFETTFTVIVNALLRTKEHDSLPICQLLAQDEELNSKLQTSQLSRISEMLQTEREDSGNADNQNAKTTVCTTCVKGPWSNMSVSELVDTQYSEAVLKLKENLFEALKSCAAKSTASGLPEFMAHLCSVWDAVKSESFSIGLKDTDIALAFSLLCTEFSRWEGSFLENMESWLRRASMKIFATKAKALDAAVENDLLDELKNEAQEEVQSEINKMKSKVDTYLMKDDLLKMDIKLFRPILMSNMVKLQNHMMEEIVRKLKAITENHCSLTQLKKFESLLEEQQDFKLLALVETSKSTKLLLQDTELEEEFEDVWNKTLSNFNFRPSETDDITAAVTDTLRQNLISRGFQKHMKKLDTIGQNQTPGFQVYDEHFGYRSRLKHMFEDNNRQQRLEAQQTASKIIDEYSHFVADKCSLPADFTCSYIVELLENIEKSLKEKSMDIRSAFEVDLKIYICNAACQDFQKLHDRFSKDKELLMLISATKSKYLAEFIYHFRKRDQCQRVAQAFTTMVIKPTVLDYINGPLGMQIAEEIKDKAIQYRSPQAFQQSLLEELIKEDHFESFVEYLLTYDGFRLRKIQETVVAHLSESTSLGKWKQQRLGEIVGKVASAVSQITEDTNGVLSDTKPLLERMCLILERDADVDVTRDSLNGPLFSITTEWDRFVKCLMELLATLRLDLVQEFSQNVDIPGLLNCVPVQPQDCLFKRVKGCDKQCPLCSAPCEEEELGHEIHKTLLHRPKGMLPYDSPSLPSSNIMTCKDLHSLHPNWSNSYDDPSSQKGSSYWRYVLARFNERFAEEFNQEPVIIPEEWRKITQEEALDSLKKVFPN